In Haliaeetus albicilla chromosome 30, bHalAlb1.1, whole genome shotgun sequence, a single genomic region encodes these proteins:
- the LOC138682993 gene encoding olfactory receptor 14A16-like, whose translation MSLPLPPCSVLHTQRQQMSNHSSITEFLLLAFADTRELQLLHFWLFLGIYLAALLANGLIITAVACDHCLHTPMYFFLLNLSLFDLGSISTTVPKAMANSLWDTRAISYAGCAAQVFLLVFLISAEYCLLTVMAYDRYVAICKPLHYGTLLGSRACVHMAAAAWGSGFLNAVLHTANTFSLPLCQGNAVDQFFCEIPQILKLACSGAYLREVGVLVVAVCLAVGCFTFIVLSYGQIFRAVLRIPSEQGRHKAFSTCLPHLAVVSLFISTATFAYLKPLSLSSPSLDLAVALLYSVVPPALNPLIYSMKNHEIKDALRKLITGCFLEGIKCLLSFP comes from the coding sequence ATGTCACTGCCCTTGCCTCCCTGTTCAGTGCTCCAcacccagaggcagcagatgtccAACCACAGCTCCATCACTGaattcctcctcctggcatttgcagacacgcgggagctgcagctcttgcacttctggctcttcctgggcatctacctggctgccctcctggccaacGGCCTCATCATCACCGCTGTAGCCTGTGACCACTGCCTCCACacacccatgtacttcttcctcctcaatcTCTCCCTTTTTgacctgggctccatctccaccactgtccccaaagccatggccaactccctctgggacaccagggccatctcctatgcaggatgtgctgcacaggtcTTTCTGTTAGTCTTTTTAATCTCAGCAGAGTATTGtcttctcactgtcatggcctatgaccgctacgttgccatctgcaaacccctgcactacgggaccctcctgggcagcagagcttgtgtccacatggcagcagctgcctggggaagtgGGTTTCtcaatgctgtgctgcacactgccaatacattttcactacccctctgccaaggcaatgctgtggaccagttcttctgtgaaataccccagatcctcaagcttGCCTGCTCAGGTGCTtacctcagggaagttggggTACTTGTAGTTGCTGTCTGTTTAGCTGTTGGGTGTTTTactttcattgtgctgtcctatgggcagatcttcagagccgtgctgaggatcccctctgagcagggaaggcacaaagccttttccacctgcctccctcacctggctgtGGTCTCCTTGTTTATAAGCACTGCCAcgtttgcctacctgaagcccctctccctgtcctccccatccctggacctggCAGTGGCATTGCTAtactcagtggtgcctccagccttgaaccccctcatctacagcatgaaAAACCATGAGATCAAGGATGCCCTGAGAAAACTAATCACTGGATGCTTTTTAGAAGGAATAAAGTGCCTGTTGTCTTTTCCATAG